A region of Desulfovibrio sp. DNA encodes the following proteins:
- the guaA gene encoding glutamine-hydrolyzing GMP synthase: protein MPSKVIIIDYGSQVTQLIARRVREAGVYSEIHSCVTTAEQVAAMKPQAVILSGGPASVGEADAPALDPGFLELGVPVLGICYGMQLLAQNLGGQLAQSLTREYGPADLNLIAPCTLMDGVTSPTRVWMSHGDKVMVPPPGFTVTASTSTLEVAAMADEKRKIYAVQFHPEVHHSVDGERMLQNFLFKIVGIKPDWTMSSFVERVIKEMAEQAGDKHVVCALSGGIDSTVVAVLLHRAIGKRLHCIFVDNGLLRLGEGDEVVGFLREHFDLNLNFVQAQDRFLSKLKGVEDPEKKRKIIGHTFIEIFDEEAKKLPEVDFLAQGTLYPDVIESVSHKGPSAVIKSHHNVGGLPDTMKLKLIEPLRELFKDEVRKVAAELGMPDSIVWRHPFPGPGLAIRVLGEVTEERLSILRQADKIVQQELRESGWYRKVWQGFAVLLPLKTVGVMGDGRTYEHVIALRVVDSVDAMTADWARLPAELIERMSGRIINEVKGVNRVVYDVSSKPPSTIEWE from the coding sequence ATGCCCAGCAAGGTCATTATCATAGATTACGGCTCGCAAGTTACCCAGCTTATCGCGCGGCGCGTGCGCGAAGCCGGGGTGTATTCTGAAATCCACTCCTGTGTGACCACCGCCGAACAGGTGGCCGCCATGAAGCCCCAGGCCGTCATTTTGTCCGGCGGCCCGGCCAGCGTGGGCGAAGCCGACGCTCCGGCGCTGGACCCCGGTTTTCTGGAACTGGGCGTGCCCGTGCTCGGCATCTGCTATGGCATGCAGCTGCTGGCCCAGAACCTTGGCGGGCAACTGGCCCAGTCCCTCACGCGGGAATACGGCCCGGCCGACCTCAACCTCATCGCGCCCTGCACCCTGATGGACGGCGTCACTTCGCCCACCCGCGTATGGATGAGCCACGGCGACAAGGTTATGGTGCCGCCGCCCGGCTTCACTGTCACGGCCAGCACCAGCACGCTTGAAGTCGCTGCCATGGCTGATGAAAAGCGCAAAATCTACGCTGTGCAGTTCCACCCCGAAGTGCACCACAGCGTAGACGGCGAACGCATGCTCCAGAACTTCCTGTTCAAGATTGTCGGCATCAAGCCCGACTGGACCATGTCGTCCTTTGTGGAGCGCGTGATCAAGGAAATGGCCGAGCAGGCCGGCGACAAGCACGTTGTCTGCGCCCTTTCCGGCGGCATTGACTCCACGGTTGTGGCCGTGCTGCTGCACCGCGCCATCGGCAAGCGCCTGCACTGCATTTTTGTGGATAACGGCCTGCTGCGCCTTGGCGAAGGCGATGAAGTGGTCGGCTTTTTGCGCGAGCATTTTGACCTCAACCTCAATTTTGTGCAGGCGCAGGATCGCTTTCTCTCCAAGCTCAAGGGCGTGGAAGATCCTGAAAAGAAGCGCAAAATCATCGGCCACACCTTTATTGAAATTTTCGACGAAGAAGCCAAAAAGCTTCCTGAAGTGGACTTTCTGGCCCAGGGCACGCTGTATCCCGACGTCATCGAATCCGTTTCCCACAAGGGCCCCAGCGCGGTCATCAAGAGCCACCACAATGTGGGCGGCCTGCCCGATACCATGAAGCTCAAGCTCATCGAGCCTTTGCGTGAACTCTTCAAGGACGAAGTGCGCAAGGTTGCTGCCGAACTGGGCATGCCCGACTCCATCGTGTGGCGGCATCCCTTCCCCGGCCCCGGCCTTGCCATCCGCGTGCTTGGAGAAGTGACGGAAGAGCGCCTCAGCATTCTGCGTCAGGCTGACAAAATCGTGCAGCAGGAATTGCGCGAATCCGGCTGGTACCGCAAGGTCTGGCAGGGCTTTGCCGTGCTGCTGCCGCTCAAGACCGTGGGCGTTATGGGCGACGGGCGCACCTATGAGCATGTCATTGCCCTGCGCGTGGTCGACAGCGTGGACGCCATGACTGCAGACTGGGCCCGCCTGCCCGCCGAGCTTATCGAGCGCATGTCAGGTCGTATCATCAATGAGGTCAAGGGCGTCAACCGTGTGGTCTACGACGTGTCCTCCAAGCCGCCCAGCACCATTGAATGGGAATAG
- the guaB gene encoding IMP dehydrogenase, whose translation MFTNRGKALTFDDILLIPGYSDITPDAVDIATWLTPSIPLRIPLLSAAMDTVTESAMAISMARMGGIGIIHKNMPVARQRLEVERVKKSESGMILDPVTISPNNTVQDALDLMSDFRVSGLPVVEDGRLVGILTNRDVRFIEDGHAVRVSDVMTSKNLVTVPMGTSLEEAKQHLHEHRIEKLLVVDEDGLLRGLITMKDIDKVQKYPNACKDAAGRLRVGAAIGIGKDCESRAEQLLEAGVDVLVLDSAHGHSVNVLNAIRMVKAAFPNCQLVAGNVATYEGAKAILEAGADTVKVGIGPGSICTTRIVAGVGVPQVTAVMDGGRAARELNRCCIADGGVKFSGDIVKALVVGAHAVMIGSLFAGTEESPGETILYQGRTYKIYRGMGSIDAMKEGSSDRYFQEKSKKLVPEGIVGRVPYRGQVMEAVYQLMGGLRSGMGYVGAHNLKQLFENTTFCEISSAGLRESHVHDVVITKEAPNYRIEN comes from the coding sequence ATGTTCACCAATCGCGGCAAGGCGCTGACCTTTGACGATATTTTGCTCATCCCCGGCTATTCGGACATCACTCCTGACGCCGTGGACATTGCCACCTGGCTCACCCCTTCCATTCCGCTTCGCATCCCCCTGCTCTCCGCCGCCATGGACACCGTGACGGAATCGGCCATGGCCATATCCATGGCTCGCATGGGCGGCATTGGCATCATCCATAAGAACATGCCCGTTGCCCGGCAACGCCTTGAGGTCGAGAGGGTCAAAAAGAGCGAGAGCGGCATGATTCTCGACCCTGTGACCATTTCACCCAACAATACCGTGCAGGATGCCCTTGACCTCATGTCGGACTTCCGCGTTTCCGGTTTGCCTGTTGTGGAAGATGGCCGTCTGGTGGGCATTCTCACCAACCGTGACGTGCGTTTTATCGAAGACGGGCACGCCGTGCGCGTGTCCGACGTCATGACCAGCAAAAATCTTGTCACCGTGCCCATGGGCACCTCCCTTGAAGAAGCCAAGCAGCACCTGCACGAACACCGCATTGAAAAGCTGCTTGTGGTTGATGAAGACGGCCTATTGCGCGGCCTCATCACCATGAAGGATATCGACAAGGTGCAAAAGTACCCCAATGCCTGCAAGGATGCCGCCGGACGCCTGCGCGTTGGCGCGGCCATCGGCATTGGCAAGGATTGCGAATCCCGCGCCGAGCAGCTGCTTGAAGCCGGGGTCGACGTGCTGGTGCTTGATTCTGCTCACGGGCATTCTGTCAACGTCCTCAATGCCATACGCATGGTCAAAGCGGCCTTTCCCAACTGCCAGCTTGTGGCTGGCAACGTGGCCACCTATGAGGGAGCCAAGGCCATTCTTGAGGCTGGCGCCGACACCGTCAAGGTGGGCATCGGCCCCGGCTCCATCTGCACCACCCGTATTGTGGCCGGCGTTGGCGTGCCTCAGGTAACGGCTGTTATGGACGGCGGACGCGCCGCGCGTGAACTGAACCGCTGCTGCATTGCTGACGGCGGCGTCAAGTTTTCGGGCGACATCGTCAAGGCCCTGGTCGTGGGCGCGCATGCGGTCATGATCGGCTCGCTGTTCGCGGGCACCGAGGAAAGCCCCGGTGAAACCATTCTGTATCAGGGCCGCACGTATAAAATCTATCGCGGTATGGGCTCCATCGACGCCATGAAGGAAGGCAGCTCCGACCGCTACTTCCAGGAAAAGAGCAAAAAGCTCGTGCCCGAGGGCATCGTGGGCCGCGTGCCCTACCGTGGTCAGGTGATGGAAGCGGTGTACCAGCTCATGGGCGGCCTGCGTTCCGGCATGGGCTATGTGGGCGCGCACAACCTCAAGCAGTTGTTCGAGAACACCACGTTCTGCGAGATCTCCTCGGCGGGCCTGCGCGAAAGCCATGTGCACGACGTGGTCATCACCAAGGAAGCCCCCAACTATCGCATTGAGAACTAG
- the ffh gene encoding signal recognition particle protein — protein sequence MFESLSDRLSGVFRSFGGRGQLTEENVQAGLREVRLALLEADVNFKVVKDFVESVREKCLGQEVLKGVNPSQQVIKIVNDELVSLLGGETAGLDLQGREPAVIMLVGLQGSGKTTSAGKIANILRKQKMRPYLVPADVYRPAAIDQLTVLAKQLDMPCYPSTVDMNPVDIAKAALEEARREQATVLLLDTAGRLHVDEPLMQELEAIKAAVQPQEILFVADAMTGQDAVTVAESFNQRLGITGVVLTKMDGDARGGAALSIRAVTGAPVKFVGMGEKLSEMEVFHPDRIAGRILGMGDVLTLVEKAQSAINAEEAEELARKMKKASFDLEDFRTQMRRIKKLGSLDSILKMIPGLGGLRDKLAEASGAVPEKEMARTEAIINSMTMAERRNPDILNGSRRARIAKGAGVTVAQVNQLVRQFEQMRQMMKGMMGGKGAKMPAMPRMRGMPPGMTPPGGMGGMPGLGGLPGMGGMPGMGGLPGMDGAPGGRTGTGKSAAAKKRKKKERQKRKKK from the coding sequence ATGTTCGAAAGCCTTTCAGACAGACTTTCCGGCGTATTCCGCTCATTTGGCGGACGCGGCCAGCTTACCGAAGAAAACGTGCAGGCCGGCCTGCGCGAAGTGCGGCTGGCCCTGCTGGAAGCGGACGTTAACTTCAAGGTCGTCAAAGACTTTGTTGAAAGCGTGCGCGAAAAGTGTCTTGGCCAGGAAGTGCTCAAGGGCGTGAATCCTTCCCAGCAGGTGATCAAGATCGTCAATGACGAACTGGTAAGCCTGCTTGGCGGTGAAACCGCCGGGCTTGACCTTCAGGGGCGCGAGCCTGCGGTCATCATGCTTGTGGGTTTGCAGGGCTCGGGCAAGACCACCTCTGCGGGCAAGATAGCAAATATTTTGCGCAAGCAAAAGATGCGCCCCTATCTTGTGCCTGCCGACGTGTACCGTCCCGCGGCCATTGATCAGCTGACCGTGCTCGCCAAACAGCTGGACATGCCATGCTATCCCTCCACCGTGGACATGAACCCCGTGGACATAGCCAAAGCCGCCCTGGAAGAGGCGCGGCGCGAGCAGGCCACAGTGCTGCTGCTGGATACGGCGGGCCGTCTGCATGTGGACGAGCCCCTCATGCAGGAGCTTGAGGCCATCAAGGCGGCCGTGCAGCCGCAGGAAATTTTGTTTGTGGCTGACGCCATGACCGGTCAGGACGCCGTGACCGTGGCTGAAAGCTTCAACCAGCGCCTTGGCATCACGGGCGTTGTGCTCACCAAGATGGACGGTGATGCGCGCGGCGGCGCGGCCCTTTCCATCCGTGCGGTCACTGGCGCTCCGGTAAAATTTGTGGGCATGGGCGAAAAACTGTCGGAGATGGAAGTCTTCCACCCCGACCGCATCGCCGGGCGCATCCTTGGCATGGGCGACGTGCTGACCCTTGTGGAAAAAGCACAGAGCGCCATCAATGCCGAGGAGGCCGAAGAACTGGCCCGCAAGATGAAAAAGGCCAGTTTTGACCTTGAAGATTTTCGCACCCAGATGCGCCGCATCAAAAAACTCGGCTCCCTGGACAGCATCCTCAAGATGATTCCTGGCCTTGGCGGCTTGCGCGACAAGCTGGCCGAAGCAAGCGGGGCCGTGCCCGAAAAGGAAATGGCCCGCACCGAAGCCATCATCAACTCGATGACCATGGCCGAGAGGCGCAACCCCGACATCCTCAATGGCAGTCGCAGGGCGCGCATCGCCAAGGGCGCGGGCGTGACCGTCGCTCAGGTCAATCAGCTGGTGCGCCAGTTTGAGCAGATGCGCCAGATGATGAAGGGCATGATGGGCGGCAAGGGTGCCAAGATGCCCGCCATGCCCCGCATGCGCGGTATGCCCCCCGGCATGACCCCGCCCGGCGGTATGGGTGGGATGCCCGGCCTTGGTGGTCTGCCAGGCATGGGCGGTATGCCCGGAATGGGCGGTTTGCCCGGTATGGACGGCGCGCCCGGCGGGCGCACGGGTACCGGAAAATCGGCGGCCGCAAAAAAGCGCAAGAAAAAAGAACGCCAAAAGCGTAAGAAAAAATAG
- the rpsP gene encoding 30S ribosomal protein S16 yields MAVKLKLTRLGSKKHPFYRVVAATDETRRDGRPLEFLGYYNPMKDPIEVKLDADKIKEWLARGAEPTDTVRSLIKKHMA; encoded by the coding sequence ATGGCTGTAAAGTTGAAACTGACCCGCCTCGGAAGCAAAAAGCACCCCTTCTACCGGGTTGTGGCCGCCACTGACGAAACCCGTCGTGATGGCCGTCCGCTGGAATTCCTGGGCTATTATAACCCCATGAAGGATCCCATCGAAGTCAAACTTGATGCGGACAAAATCAAGGAATGGCTGGCCCGTGGCGCTGAACCCACGGATACCGTGCGTTCCCTGATCAAGAAACACATGGCCTAG
- a CDS encoding KH domain-containing protein, with protein sequence MKALIEYIARSLVDHPDEVQVSEVEGEQTTVLELKVAKEDLGKVIGKQGRTARAMRTILSAASIKCKKRTVLEILE encoded by the coding sequence ATGAAGGCCCTGATCGAATATATTGCCCGGTCTCTTGTAGATCATCCCGACGAAGTGCAGGTCAGCGAAGTGGAAGGCGAGCAGACTACCGTTCTGGAACTCAAGGTTGCCAAAGAAGACCTGGGCAAGGTTATTGGTAAACAGGGGCGCACGGCGCGAGCCATGCGAACCATCCTGAGCGCCGCGTCCATCAAGTGCAAAAAACGCACTGTGCTGGAAATTCTGGAATAG
- the rimM gene encoding ribosome maturation factor RimM (Essential for efficient processing of 16S rRNA), with protein sequence MADSWIHMGTLARPHGIKGEICIDWYADSPLLLTTPLWIQAGDAAPRPVRPLAVRSHKGRPLLLLEGVADRTAAENFRGYKLLAKREALPEPDDDEVYLEDLLGGDVLLPDGQRIGRLDHFEYPADLELWVIMTDDGKEVLFPARPEFIVGFDVEAPAVVIDPPDGLLDIYLSDSSDNSDSSDNSEKNQD encoded by the coding sequence ATGGCGGATTCATGGATTCATATGGGCACGCTTGCGCGGCCCCACGGTATCAAAGGGGAGATCTGCATCGATTGGTATGCGGACTCCCCCTTGCTTTTGACCACCCCCCTCTGGATTCAGGCGGGCGATGCCGCCCCACGTCCTGTCCGGCCCCTTGCAGTGCGCAGCCATAAAGGCCGCCCGCTGCTCTTGCTGGAAGGCGTGGCAGACCGCACCGCCGCCGAAAACTTTCGGGGCTACAAACTGCTCGCAAAGCGCGAGGCCCTGCCCGAACCTGACGACGATGAAGTCTATCTGGAAGACCTGCTCGGCGGGGATGTCCTTTTGCCCGACGGGCAGCGCATCGGCAGACTCGACCACTTCGAGTATCCCGCTGATCTGGAACTGTGGGTCATCATGACGGACGACGGCAAGGAAGTGCTTTTTCCCGCCAGGCCCGAGTTTATAGTGGGCTTTGACGTAGAAGCCCCGGCCGTGGTTATTGATCCTCCGGATGGGTTGTTGGATATTTATCTTTCGGATAGTTCGGATAACTCGGATAGTTCGGATAACTCGGAGAAAAATCAGGACTAG
- the mutM gene encoding bifunctional DNA-formamidopyrimidine glycosylase/DNA-(apurinic or apyrimidinic site) lyase, with the protein MPELPEVETIARTLRPHVQGCVITNAQLLRATSQHPLSLPLEHLRGCRIAEVGRRGKLLLLQLDASNAENAAVRGCKDLRLAVHLRMTGRLMTYTPQTAPGPHTRCVFDLDVPASQVGTQKENAGAHAGHASTVQVKDAEDQLKGTAPDIHEGPRRLFFDDVRAFGLVLAGTPDIFDRWPFWSELGPEPLTLTPKNFAKSLTGRKSAIKAVLLDQKILAGVGNIYADESLFAAGIDPRRKAADLTRVQMDTLLKALQDVLLLSISQCGSSIRDYKDADGNAGAFQNTFAVYGRGGQPCKKCGRPLEKARVAGRGTVYCSQCQR; encoded by the coding sequence ATGCCCGAACTGCCAGAAGTGGAAACCATTGCCCGAACCTTGCGCCCGCATGTGCAGGGCTGCGTTATCACCAACGCACAACTGCTGCGCGCCACCAGTCAGCACCCCCTCAGCCTTCCGCTGGAACATTTGCGTGGCTGCCGCATCGCGGAGGTCGGGCGGCGCGGCAAGTTGCTCCTGTTGCAGCTTGACGCCTCAAACGCAGAAAATGCCGCTGTTCGCGGGTGCAAAGATCTGCGGCTTGCCGTGCATCTGCGAATGACCGGGCGGCTCATGACCTACACGCCCCAAACAGCCCCAGGCCCGCACACCCGCTGTGTTTTTGATCTGGATGTCCCCGCTTCGCAGGTGGGAACTCAGAAAGAGAATGCAGGGGCGCATGCCGGGCACGCCTCCACCGTTCAGGTGAAAGACGCCGAGGATCAGTTGAAGGGCACGGCCCCTGACATTCACGAAGGCCCGCGCCGTCTGTTTTTCGACGACGTGCGCGCATTCGGCCTCGTGCTGGCGGGCACGCCCGATATATTTGACCGTTGGCCCTTCTGGAGCGAACTTGGCCCGGAACCCCTGACCCTGACGCCAAAAAATTTCGCCAAAAGCCTCACTGGCAGAAAATCGGCCATCAAGGCCGTGCTGCTGGATCAGAAAATCCTGGCTGGCGTGGGCAACATTTATGCGGACGAAAGTCTGTTCGCGGCGGGCATTGACCCGCGCCGCAAAGCAGCAGACCTCACCCGTGTTCAAATGGATACCCTGCTGAAAGCCCTGCAGGACGTGCTGCTGCTGTCCATATCCCAGTGCGGCAGTTCCATCCGCGATTACAAGGACGCCGACGGCAACGCGGGCGCATTCCAGAACACCTTTGCTGTGTACGGGCGTGGCGGGCAACCCTGCAAAAAGTGCGGCCGCCCCCTTGAAAAAGCCAGAGTTGCAGGCCGTGGCACCGTGTACTGTTCGCAGTGCCAACGCTAG
- a CDS encoding flavodoxin family protein: MKYYAINGSPRKKNNTATVLAKALEGVVAAQPDAQTEMLHLYDYTYKGCISCFECKKIGGKSYGKCAVKDDLAPILEKLSLADGIIFGSPIYFKGITGEMRSFFERFLFPYLVYDATYSSIAPKKMKTAFIYTMNVTEAFMRSMDYPEHLSGMEYFTGRMLTPPTVLYVNDTYQFMDYSKYKVECFSEEAKLKRKNEEFPKDCQKAFEMGMAMARS; the protein is encoded by the coding sequence ATGAAATATTACGCTATTAACGGAAGTCCCAGAAAAAAGAACAATACAGCCACTGTGCTGGCCAAGGCTCTTGAGGGCGTGGTCGCAGCACAGCCTGACGCACAGACCGAAATGCTGCATCTCTATGACTACACGTATAAAGGCTGTATCAGCTGTTTTGAATGTAAGAAAATTGGCGGGAAGTCCTACGGAAAATGTGCAGTAAAGGACGATCTGGCCCCAATACTGGAAAAACTTTCTCTCGCTGATGGCATTATCTTTGGATCACCCATCTATTTCAAGGGCATTACGGGCGAAATGCGTTCATTTTTTGAGCGTTTTCTTTTCCCTTATCTGGTATATGACGCCACCTATTCTTCCATTGCCCCCAAGAAGATGAAGACGGCCTTTATCTACACAATGAACGTCACTGAAGCCTTCATGCGGAGCATGGACTACCCCGAACATCTCTCCGGCATGGAGTATTTTACGGGCAGAATGCTGACGCCGCCCACGGTGCTGTATGTGAACGACACCTATCAGTTTATGGACTACAGCAAGTACAAGGTGGAGTGCTTCTCTGAAGAAGCCAAGCTCAAACGCAAGAATGAAGAGTTCCCCAAGGACTGCCAGAAGGCCTTTGAAATGGGCATGGCCATGGCCCGATCCTGA
- a CDS encoding helix-turn-helix domain-containing protein produces the protein MQAKMTVGYSTVLPRESVYDIPCPLIHALNLIGGKWKLPILWHLADTGGCGFNALGREVRGITNMMLGKCLKELERDGLVSKTELAAGKVRRVKYALTPQGWRLLPTLKELYQWGKEHLGVESVCQQG, from the coding sequence ATGCAGGCAAAGATGACGGTGGGCTACAGTACGGTACTGCCGCGTGAAAGTGTATATGATATCCCTTGTCCCCTCATCCACGCCCTTAACCTCATAGGCGGTAAATGGAAACTGCCTATTCTCTGGCATCTGGCCGACACGGGCGGCTGCGGATTCAATGCCCTTGGCCGCGAAGTGAGGGGCATCACCAACATGATGCTTGGCAAATGCCTGAAGGAACTGGAACGTGATGGTCTTGTCAGCAAAACGGAACTTGCTGCGGGCAAGGTACGCCGCGTGAAATATGCCCTGACCCCGCAAGGCTGGCGCTTGCTGCCAACCCTGAAAGAACTCTACCAGTGGGGAAAAGAGCATCTGGGTGTGGAGTCTGTTTGCCAGCAGGGATAG
- a CDS encoding ComEC/Rec2 family competence protein, with translation MRYPPLQAPLFWQTCLCFWIGGIAAAVWPHQTLLCFFLLFLADKRLWQAAPLAFCALLALAGLLTAQWQLYGSPWRHGFSEPERPPWLTQAGKKVRVCGTVTDSQGLPDQRLRLLLADLAPEGDSHLEQARNGNTAAPAPSQLAAPAQSAAPTPSPTSAQSAAQNTPLSGQTALTWEHPPLHPLPGQILCLSLRPMPMQGFANKGQAAWELWWASQGVYWRMWTQDRRAEPRLHGEPGRSGRWREALRADFLAALVAPRPLPPADKAASPAPPTSTAHSDAAPKSSAQAPPPGAEDMPQGKAILLALLFGDRQYLDQATLNNFIAATLVHSLALSGQHLVIAGMLGLACVLTLARLRPGIYLHRPRTLWVILASLPPALAYLWLGNAPASLLRATVMLFVVALWLTMGRPRTTLDALCAALLCITVAAPLNVFDTGLQLSALCVGAIGLSLPWLRELMPGFDGAPTSGARARLAQWSRALLRIFLVSLCIQVVLLPLNMLLFGNAGFWFPLNVAWLPVADLFVLPASVLGLACAALGMETAARLVLDLAALPCQWLVDLLAWLAANDLLLAPSMLRPHWTALPAFAALLTALAFKAGRPTLPPAAQRLLLAGGLLLLVGPMLRLAERLSPEIRLDVLDVGQSQAVALRLPGHMRLLLDGGGSASPRFDPGQNIVAPVLLYNDGPRLAAVLNSHPDLDHMGGLVHILRQFTVSAFFDNGRDSGDARGGWAAIWAQTRRQYGAQPLAQGDVLQLGNPAHGLQLEILHPPRTDRNTPGSGTAAHETWDGNNASLVARLTLYGQGLALIPGDAERRSLRHMIDQGLDLRAQVLVLPHHGSDSSYLPDLYEAVQPEVAVAACGFENRYGYPGKKVREWLDSAGIPLLFTGRDGQISLSWTSAPGRAKRKNEAARTTLHLQTQRPQHENPAPDEQAEE, from the coding sequence TTTCCTTTTATTTCTCGCTGATAAACGCCTGTGGCAAGCAGCCCCACTGGCTTTCTGCGCTCTGCTTGCGCTCGCGGGGCTGCTGACGGCGCAGTGGCAACTCTACGGCAGCCCGTGGCGGCACGGTTTTTCCGAGCCGGAACGGCCACCCTGGCTCACGCAGGCTGGCAAAAAGGTGCGGGTTTGCGGCACTGTCACGGACAGCCAGGGCTTGCCCGACCAGCGCTTGCGGCTTTTGCTCGCCGATCTGGCCCCTGAGGGGGACAGCCACCTGGAACAGGCCAGAAACGGGAACACGGCTGCGCCAGCACCCTCGCAACTGGCGGCTCCTGCGCAGTCGGCAGCCCCCACACCATCGCCAACTTCTGCACAGTCGGCAGCCCAGAATACGCCATTGTCAGGCCAGACGGCGCTCACCTGGGAACATCCCCCCTTGCACCCATTGCCGGGGCAAATCCTCTGCCTCAGTCTCCGCCCCATGCCCATGCAGGGTTTTGCCAACAAGGGGCAGGCCGCATGGGAACTCTGGTGGGCCTCGCAGGGCGTCTACTGGCGGATGTGGACTCAGGACAGGCGCGCAGAACCCCGACTGCACGGCGAACCAGGACGTTCCGGCCGCTGGCGCGAGGCCCTGCGCGCGGATTTTCTGGCGGCCCTGGTTGCCCCACGGCCTTTGCCCCCTGCGGACAAAGCCGCGTCCCCCGCGCCCCCCACGTCCACCGCGCATTCCGACGCCGCCCCAAAGTCCTCGGCTCAGGCTCCTCCTCCCGGCGCGGAAGACATGCCTCAGGGCAAGGCCATCCTGCTGGCCCTGCTTTTTGGCGACAGGCAGTATCTTGATCAGGCCACGCTGAACAATTTTATCGCAGCCACTCTGGTACACAGTCTGGCACTTTCGGGGCAGCACCTTGTTATCGCGGGCATGCTCGGGCTGGCCTGCGTGCTGACTCTGGCGCGCTTACGGCCTGGCATCTATCTGCACCGGCCACGCACGCTCTGGGTCATACTGGCCTCACTGCCTCCGGCCCTTGCCTATTTGTGGCTGGGCAACGCTCCCGCATCGCTTTTGCGGGCCACGGTCATGCTCTTTGTGGTGGCGCTGTGGCTGACCATGGGCCGCCCGCGCACCACTCTGGACGCCCTGTGCGCAGCGCTGCTGTGCATCACTGTGGCCGCGCCGCTCAATGTGTTTGATACCGGGCTGCAACTCTCGGCCCTGTGCGTGGGGGCCATCGGCCTGAGCCTGCCCTGGCTGCGTGAACTCATGCCGGGATTCGACGGCGCGCCCACGTCAGGGGCGCGCGCCCGCCTGGCCCAATGGAGCCGCGCCCTGCTGCGGATTTTTCTTGTTTCCCTCTGCATCCAGGTGGTTCTGCTGCCGCTGAACATGCTGCTTTTCGGCAATGCGGGGTTCTGGTTTCCGCTCAATGTGGCGTGGCTTCCCGTGGCTGATCTTTTTGTACTGCCCGCCTCTGTGCTGGGTCTGGCATGTGCGGCCCTTGGCATGGAAACAGCGGCTCGCCTGGTTCTGGATCTGGCGGCCCTGCCCTGTCAATGGCTGGTGGATCTGCTGGCCTGGCTGGCCGCAAACGACCTTTTGCTGGCCCCCTCCATGCTGCGCCCCCACTGGACAGCCCTGCCGGCTTTTGCCGCCCTGCTCACGGCCCTGGCCTTCAAGGCAGGACGCCCCACCCTGCCGCCAGCGGCGCAACGCCTGCTGCTGGCCGGGGGACTCCTGCTGCTGGTCGGCCCCATGCTGCGGCTGGCGGAACGCCTTTCACCCGAAATCCGCCTGGATGTGCTGGACGTGGGCCAGAGTCAGGCCGTGGCGCTACGGCTGCCGGGTCATATGCGCCTGCTGCTGGACGGCGGCGGCAGCGCTTCGCCGCGCTTTGACCCCGGCCAGAACATCGTGGCCCCGGTGCTGCTCTACAACGACGGCCCCCGCCTCGCGGCCGTGCTCAACAGCCACCCTGACCTGGACCATATGGGGGGGCTTGTGCATATCCTGCGGCAGTTCACTGTCAGCGCTTTTTTTGACAACGGGCGCGACAGCGGCGACGCCAGAGGCGGCTGGGCCGCCATATGGGCGCAAACACGCCGCCAGTACGGGGCCCAACCCCTTGCCCAGGGGGATGTGCTGCAACTGGGCAACCCGGCCCATGGCCTGCAACTGGAAATACTGCACCCGCCGCGCACCGACAGGAACACACCCGGCTCGGGCACTGCCGCCCACGAAACCTGGGACGGCAACAACGCCTCGCTGGTGGCACGGCTGACCCTCTATGGGCAGGGGCTGGCGCTCATTCCTGGCGACGCCGAACGCCGTTCGCTACGCCACATGATTGATCAGGGGCTGGACCTGCGGGCCCAGGTGCTGGTGCTGCCCCATCACGGGTCGGACAGCAGCTATCTGCCCGATCTGTATGAAGCCGTGCAGCCAGAAGTTGCGGTGGCGGCTTGCGGCTTTGAAAACCGCTACGGATATCCGGGAAAAAAGGTACGGGAGTGGCTGGACAGCGCGGGGATTCCCCTGCTGTTCACAGGGCGGGACGGACAGATAAGTCTGAGCTGGACAAGCGCGCCGGGCCGCGCAAAGCGGAAAAATGAAGCCGCACGCACAACCCTGCACCTGCAGACGCAAAGGCCGCAGCACGAAAACCCTGCCCCCGACGAGCAGGCAGAAGAATAG